One Blastocatellia bacterium DNA window includes the following coding sequences:
- a CDS encoding LOG family protein, which yields MADDRKVVKAYNNLEFLNSPDARLIRILAEYLEPARRFRQYRIQDTIVFFGSARIKPSEVTQLNLEQLETKVAENPTDEALEEKLRLAKVEVKMSRYYEDAVEIARLLTEWSKSLRGGKHRFIICSGGGPGIMEAANRGAAAARGISIGLNIEIPFEQSANPYISRELSLDFHYFFMRKFWFVYLAKALVIFPGGFGTFDELMEVLTLLQTSKLHKPMPVLIYGSEYWREVLNLDAMVKWGTISPQDVKLMHFVDTPEDAFNYLRQQLEELYPLG from the coding sequence ATGGCAGATGATCGTAAAGTAGTTAAAGCATATAACAACCTAGAGTTCCTTAATAGTCCTGATGCACGGTTGATTAGAATTTTGGCAGAATATTTAGAACCTGCACGGCGATTTCGTCAATACCGTATTCAAGATACAATTGTATTTTTTGGGTCGGCTAGAATTAAACCTTCAGAAGTAACACAACTTAATTTAGAACAACTAGAAACTAAAGTAGCTGAAAACCCAACAGACGAAGCCTTAGAAGAAAAACTTCGACTAGCCAAAGTTGAAGTTAAAATGTCTCGCTATTATGAAGATGCAGTAGAAATTGCACGTCTTTTAACAGAATGGTCAAAGAGTCTTCGCGGTGGTAAACATCGCTTTATTATTTGTTCTGGTGGTGGCCCAGGCATTATGGAGGCAGCTAACCGAGGTGCAGCAGCAGCAAGAGGTATTTCTATAGGTTTAAATATTGAAATCCCCTTTGAACAAAGTGCTAACCCTTATATTTCCAGAGAGTTAAGCTTAGATTTCCATTACTTTTTTATGCGTAAGTTTTGGTTTGTTTATTTAGCTAAAGCTTTAGTAATTTTCCCTGGTGGATTTGGAACATTTGATGAACTTATGGAAGTTCTAACACTACTTCAAACAAGTAAATTACATAAACCTATGCCAGTATTAATTTATGGAAGTGAATATTGGCGAGAAGTACTTAATCTTGATGCAATGGTAAAATGGGGAACAATTAGCCCTCAAGATGTTAAATTAATGCACTTTGTTGATACTCCAGAAGATGCTTTTAATTACTTACGCCAACAGCTAGAAGAGCTTTATCCTTTAGGTTAG
- a CDS encoding WG repeat-containing protein, producing the protein MFNKTVLSHIFSACIVLILAISLVFAQTEKPLTDKETIKADVELQPFAYNNLWGFLDSNKKAVIAPKFEFVSFFRGDLALAKTKGKFGFINKMGQWVIKPQFDDARDFSENLAAVKVDGKYAFIDNFGQFIIEAKFDMATYFEEGLAPVKFNDKYGFIDKSGEFVIEPKFDLAGGFIKGIAQASIDYKCGLIDKSGNFIVEPRFIYINGMSEDGQLIRVGLDSKQTGFIDPSGNFVINSTFEDALWFSEGLAAVKVNDKYGFINEKGEMVIAPKFDKAWYFSEGLAAVKFRGKLGYIDKTGQFVIKAQFNELLTAFSDGLAPIKINEKYGYIDKTGQIVIDAIFDHAIYFGKGLCSNQINGKWVSFTTTGQMLGKNGLE; encoded by the coding sequence ATGTTTAATAAAACAGTGTTAAGCCATATTTTTAGTGCTTGTATTGTTCTAATACTAGCTATTTCACTAGTATTTGCTCAAACTGAAAAACCCTTAACTGATAAAGAGACCATAAAAGCAGATGTAGAACTTCAGCCATTTGCTTACAACAATTTATGGGGCTTTCTCGATTCTAATAAAAAGGCTGTAATTGCTCCAAAATTTGAATTTGTTAGTTTTTTTCGTGGAGATTTAGCTCTTGCTAAAACAAAAGGAAAATTTGGATTTATTAATAAAATGGGTCAATGGGTTATCAAACCGCAGTTTGATGATGCTAGAGATTTTTCTGAAAACTTAGCTGCTGTAAAAGTTGATGGTAAATATGCCTTTATTGATAATTTTGGACAATTTATTATTGAAGCTAAATTTGATATGGCAACATATTTTGAGGAAGGTTTAGCACCAGTAAAATTTAATGATAAATATGGTTTTATTGACAAGTCTGGAGAATTTGTTATTGAACCTAAATTTGATTTAGCTGGAGGATTTATTAAAGGTATTGCACAAGCCAGCATTGATTATAAATGTGGGCTTATTGATAAATCTGGAAATTTTATTGTTGAACCTAGGTTTATCTATATTAATGGTATGTCAGAAGACGGCCAATTAATACGTGTTGGCCTTGATTCTAAACAAACAGGATTTATTGACCCATCTGGAAATTTTGTTATTAATTCCACATTTGAAGACGCTTTATGGTTTTCAGAAGGATTAGCAGCAGTAAAAGTCAATGATAAATATGGTTTTATTAATGAAAAAGGTGAAATGGTCATTGCACCTAAATTTGACAAAGCATGGTATTTTTCCGAGGGTTTAGCTGCTGTAAAATTTAGAGGAAAACTTGGGTATATTGATAAAACAGGCCAATTTGTTATTAAAGCTCAGTTTAATGAACTTTTAACAGCATTTAGCGATGGTTTAGCACCTATAAAAATTAATGAAAAATATGGATATATAGACAAAACAGGCCAAATTGTCATTGATGCTATTTTTGATCATGCAATTTATTTTGGTAAGGGTTTATGTAGCAACCAAATTAATGGAAAATGGGTGTCTTTTACTACTACAGGTCAAATGCTTGGAAAAAATGGTCTTGAGTAA
- a CDS encoding M48 family metallopeptidase has translation MTEKNRWQRKGRRTFPRISPSAFQHPMDLKALEAVKKAKGVDFLIRKVIEYGYERYYYITNIADSIRVNQKQCPLLHDMLVESCEILDVEVPEFYIDQNPIANAYTFGSEKPFVVLQSGLVDLMSDDELFTIICHEVGHIKCGHVLYKMIARFLSVVAEYIADRTFGLGGLITGPILVAFYEWDRKAELSADRAGLLGIQNPQAVISTLMKLAGGCSKVIEQMDQDEFLRQAENYQELDQSTLNQLYKFLQVITRTHPFPVLRAKEIKEWSMSSEYNNILSGIYPRIDIQPFSADGYNFGGYQSPGYNPPYNPPYNPPSSSGGGGATITNCPNCSASLDIGSAFCHICGSTIVGAIAVLEKNPKTPPQNPPPQNPNVTPINNAPPQPKPDTKPRCANCGANTKASDAYCPSCGLNTRFDW, from the coding sequence ATGACAGAAAAAAATCGTTGGCAACGCAAAGGCAGACGGACATTCCCTCGTATTTCTCCTAGTGCTTTTCAACATCCAATGGATCTTAAAGCACTAGAAGCAGTAAAAAAAGCAAAAGGTGTTGATTTTTTAATTCGTAAAGTTATCGAATATGGCTATGAGCGATATTACTATATTACAAATATTGCTGATAGCATTAGAGTTAACCAAAAACAATGTCCTTTACTGCATGATATGTTGGTTGAATCCTGCGAAATCTTAGATGTTGAAGTCCCTGAATTTTATATTGATCAAAATCCTATTGCCAATGCTTATACTTTTGGCTCAGAAAAACCTTTTGTTGTACTGCAATCAGGACTAGTTGACTTAATGAGTGATGACGAGCTTTTTACAATAATTTGTCATGAAGTTGGGCATATTAAATGCGGCCATGTTCTTTATAAAATGATAGCTCGTTTCTTAAGTGTAGTTGCTGAATATATTGCAGATAGAACATTTGGATTAGGTGGGCTTATTACCGGCCCAATACTAGTTGCTTTTTATGAATGGGATCGTAAAGCAGAGCTTTCTGCTGATAGGGCTGGTCTTTTAGGCATACAAAACCCTCAAGCAGTAATTTCTACTTTAATGAAATTAGCAGGCGGTTGCAGTAAAGTTATAGAGCAGATGGATCAAGATGAGTTTTTGCGTCAAGCTGAAAATTACCAAGAACTAGACCAAAGCACATTAAACCAACTTTATAAATTTCTACAAGTTATTACACGAACACATCCTTTTCCTGTGCTAAGAGCAAAAGAGATTAAAGAATGGTCAATGTCTTCAGAATATAACAATATTTTAAGTGGAATTTACCCAAGAATTGATATTCAACCATTTTCTGCTGATGGTTATAACTTTGGTGGCTATCAAAGCCCAGGCTATAACCCTCCCTATAACCCTCCCTACAACCCTCCTTCATCTTCTGGTGGTGGAGGTGCAACAATAACAAATTGTCCAAATTGTAGTGCTAGTTTAGACATAGGTTCTGCATTTTGTCATATTTGTGGCTCAACAATTGTTGGGGCAATAGCTGTGCTAGAAAAAAATCCAAAAACTCCTCCTCAAAATCCCCCTCCACAAAACCCAAATGTTACGCCTATAAATAATGCTCCTCCTCAACCAAAGCCCGACACCAAGCCACGTTGCGCTAATTGTGGAGCTAATACCAAGGCTTCAGATGCTTATTGTCCTAGTTGCGGATTAAATACTAGATTTGATTGGTAA
- a CDS encoding peptidoglycan-binding protein — MKLGVGKARLVALLMAVCTILPLFNYAYAYNSDGGNHTYTSNQRNQEVRAGTILKLSMDTYLTSRTAAIGDPFTATVFEDVRVNGEVIIPKGAKIEGKVSSVKAAERKSKSGTLGIDFDRLRLSNGQVINVEGQLASLDAVEQKQIDEEGRVSGGSSSKRNVVFIGGGAAGGAAIGAIAGGGSGAAIGAGVGAAAGILGSIFSKGEEAQVMNGQKFGMELLRPVILPDAYNAGNDRDRFNDRDPRNNDRDDRDRFGDRDPRNNSNNQNPRSGNFKTADLKSQVVLKRAQKALLDLNYYKGPLNGINGPSTRTAIRAFQRDYDLQQTGDLDLDTAYQLGLVNEDGIEILPIRILNATADRQRDSIRVKGTAETNSGGWQIYTSTQVDGDQLHVYVTGAPPFGSSTQALTKYPVEVPAVRDDSNVITKVVVHGEGNPVTISLASPSLELAQRLKQQAATMVEGYKDSTGVTRRGRREFNVGRLTEAQAITLSTLNNLSNTTSFVELLLTSRGSEAGIKGAVQSLVRESRQARRVIERNREFYLVEKTWFDLEKDIRSLADNYRIGFDNNQD; from the coding sequence ATGAAGTTAGGAGTGGGGAAAGCAAGGCTAGTAGCTTTATTAATGGCAGTTTGTACGATTTTGCCACTTTTTAATTATGCTTACGCTTATAACTCAGATGGTGGCAACCACACTTACACTAGCAATCAACGCAATCAAGAAGTTAGAGCAGGAACAATATTAAAACTAAGTATGGATACATACTTAACTTCTCGAACTGCGGCAATTGGCGATCCTTTTACTGCTACTGTGTTTGAGGATGTAAGAGTTAATGGAGAAGTGATTATTCCCAAAGGTGCAAAAATAGAAGGTAAAGTTTCTTCTGTAAAAGCAGCAGAAAGAAAAAGCAAATCTGGAACTTTAGGAATTGATTTTGACCGACTACGATTATCAAATGGTCAAGTTATTAATGTTGAGGGACAATTAGCTAGTTTAGATGCTGTTGAGCAAAAACAAATTGATGAAGAAGGCCGAGTTTCAGGAGGATCTTCTTCTAAACGTAATGTAGTCTTTATTGGTGGTGGTGCAGCAGGTGGTGCAGCAATAGGTGCTATTGCTGGTGGTGGTTCTGGTGCAGCAATTGGTGCTGGTGTAGGTGCAGCAGCAGGTATTTTAGGATCTATTTTTTCTAAGGGTGAAGAAGCTCAAGTAATGAATGGTCAAAAATTTGGTATGGAACTACTAAGACCTGTTATTCTTCCTGATGCTTATAATGCTGGCAATGATCGAGATAGATTTAATGATCGAGATCCTCGCAATAACGATCGAGATGACCGAGATAGATTTGGCGATCGAGATCCTCGCAATAATAGCAACAACCAAAATCCTCGTAGTGGTAATTTCAAAACAGCAGACCTAAAATCTCAAGTAGTGCTAAAACGCGCTCAAAAAGCTTTATTAGACCTAAATTACTATAAAGGCCCACTTAATGGTATCAATGGCCCAAGTACACGTACCGCAATACGTGCTTTTCAACGTGATTATGATTTACAACAAACTGGGGATTTAGATCTTGATACAGCTTATCAATTAGGATTAGTTAATGAAGATGGGATTGAGATTCTACCAATACGTATTCTTAATGCAACGGCTGATCGTCAAAGAGATAGTATTAGAGTTAAAGGAACGGCTGAAACAAATAGTGGCGGCTGGCAAATTTACACTAGCACTCAAGTTGATGGCGATCAATTGCATGTTTATGTAACAGGCGCACCTCCTTTTGGTAGTTCTACCCAAGCTTTAACTAAATATCCTGTTGAAGTTCCTGCTGTTCGAGATGATTCTAATGTTATTACTAAAGTAGTTGTACATGGAGAAGGAAACCCTGTTACTATTTCTTTAGCTAGCCCTAGTTTAGAGTTAGCCCAAAGGCTTAAACAACAAGCTGCTACTATGGTTGAAGGCTATAAAGATTCAACAGGTGTCACTCGTCGTGGTAGAAGGGAATTTAATGTTGGTCGTTTAACAGAAGCTCAAGCTATCACTCTATCTACATTAAATAACCTAAGTAATACAACAAGTTTTGTTGAACTTCTATTAACATCTCGTGGAAGTGAAGCTGGAATAAAAGGGGCTGTACAATCGTTAGTAAGGGAATCTCGCCAAGCAAGACGTGTAATTGAAAGAAATCGAGAATTTTATTTAGTAGAAAAAACTTGGTTTGACCTAGAAAAAGATATTCGATCTTTAGCTGATAATTACCGAATTGGGTTTGACAATAACCAAGACTAA
- a CDS encoding MFS transporter, with protein MSALKLNEYEKPIRTHYEILLMCWAGWVFDFYDLILYSFLLIPIGKELNLTSVESGWVFGASLAATALGGGLFGFLADKYGRKKVLEWTILLFSLGTFLSGFAVDLWTLILFRALTGFGVGGEWATGQTYIGETFPPKVRARYAAFMQSGAPVGFAIAAIVGGLVAPEIGWRACFYISILPALLVVFVRKRIPESDIWQERKDFLNKLPKENKEPQVNFWILFSSQYRYLFIISLFLAIFDMAAYWITFSWLPGYLYTERSFSLAKSAFWVIVAQVGAFLGNLAFGWTADKFGRRPAYTIFSFLMAIGLIMITLMWSAIVAYPALILSFMFLVGFGTGMFAGYGPLFAELYPTSIRNTAMGSAYNFARGIQFLAPVLVAVTAQYYGLSGGISLAAIFAILSGLWIWLFPETRGLKIRAMPEKTYS; from the coding sequence ATGTCAGCCTTAAAACTTAATGAATATGAAAAGCCTATACGAACACATTATGAAATTTTGCTGATGTGCTGGGCTGGGTGGGTATTTGATTTTTATGATTTAATCCTTTACTCATTTTTACTAATTCCTATAGGAAAAGAGTTAAATTTAACTTCAGTAGAATCTGGTTGGGTATTTGGTGCTTCGTTAGCTGCTACAGCCTTGGGGGGCGGGTTATTTGGATTTTTAGCTGATAAATATGGTAGAAAAAAAGTCCTAGAATGGACAATTTTGCTTTTTAGTTTAGGTACATTTCTATCAGGATTTGCCGTAGATCTTTGGACATTAATTTTATTTCGAGCTTTAACAGGTTTTGGGGTAGGAGGTGAATGGGCAACAGGTCAAACTTATATTGGAGAAACATTTCCGCCCAAAGTACGCGCACGCTACGCAGCTTTTATGCAGTCTGGTGCGCCAGTTGGGTTTGCCATAGCTGCAATTGTTGGGGGTTTAGTCGCTCCTGAAATTGGTTGGCGGGCGTGTTTTTATATTTCCATTTTGCCAGCCTTACTTGTAGTGTTTGTTAGAAAACGTATTCCAGAATCAGATATTTGGCAGGAAAGAAAAGATTTTCTAAATAAATTACCAAAAGAAAATAAAGAGCCTCAAGTTAATTTTTGGATTCTTTTTAGCTCTCAATATAGATATTTATTTATTATTTCTTTATTTTTAGCAATTTTTGATATGGCAGCCTATTGGATTACTTTTTCTTGGCTACCAGGTTATTTATATACAGAGCGATCTTTTTCTTTGGCAAAATCAGCTTTTTGGGTGATAGTTGCACAAGTTGGAGCATTTCTTGGCAACTTAGCTTTTGGTTGGACAGCAGATAAATTTGGCCGAAGACCAGCTTATACAATATTTAGCTTTTTAATGGCGATAGGTTTAATAATGATTACTTTGATGTGGTCGGCTATTGTTGCTTATCCAGCATTAATACTTTCTTTTATGTTTTTAGTTGGCTTTGGTACAGGAATGTTTGCTGGCTATGGGCCGCTTTTTGCTGAACTCTACCCAACTAGCATTAGAAATACTGCAATGGGTTCAGCCTATAATTTTGCTAGAGGTATACAGTTTCTTGCTCCTGTACTTGTTGCCGTAACTGCTCAGTATTATGGCTTAAGCGGAGGGATATCATTAGCAGCAATTTTTGCTATTTTAAGTGGTCTCTGGATTTGGTTATTTCCAGAGACCAGAGGGTTAAAAATTCGTGCAATGCCAGAAAAAACTTATAGTTAA
- a CDS encoding ABC transporter permease: MRGVLLEDVLMAFDNIRQHKLRSLLTILGVVIGTMTVIVISAFVSGIESRVTKEIESFGTNSIYVYKFEPGFNFDISREERMRKPIGYDEYLAIVKDSQKIEASTIFLSPVAFDAGPLVPRIPVRYQEKEMLNATVTSCLPSYFRMGTIDIAEGRFFGDAENDHRADVVVIGQDVANTLFPNVSAIDKEMLIDGRSFRVIGVLDKRETFLVGDEDPNNENKSVYMPYLTLRKLYPQIKDHFLMAQAKPGQLTQAVEEMRQILRKQRKVKFTEKDNFGISTADQIVQQFNAITFGVFALMVAFSSVGLLVGGIGVMNIMLVSVTERTKEIGIRKAIGARRRDIILQFLVEAASLTGLGGVIGILVGCGLASLIKLVIPTFIPLWAPITGFVFSVLLGVGFGIWPAWKASRLDPIETLRYE; this comes from the coding sequence ATGCGAGGTGTTCTTTTAGAAGATGTTTTGATGGCCTTTGATAATATCCGCCAACACAAATTACGCTCACTTTTAACTATTTTAGGTGTTGTGATTGGCACAATGACTGTGATTGTTATTTCTGCTTTTGTTTCTGGAATTGAAAGCCGTGTAACAAAGGAAATAGAGTCATTTGGCACTAACTCTATTTATGTCTATAAATTTGAACCTGGGTTTAATTTTGATATCTCTCGTGAAGAAAGAATGCGTAAACCTATTGGTTATGATGAATATTTAGCAATAGTCAAGGATAGCCAAAAAATAGAAGCATCAACAATTTTTCTCTCTCCTGTAGCCTTTGATGCTGGGCCACTGGTGCCAAGAATTCCTGTCCGATACCAAGAAAAAGAAATGCTAAATGCTACTGTAACAAGCTGTTTACCATCATATTTTCGTATGGGAACAATTGATATTGCTGAAGGACGATTTTTTGGCGATGCAGAAAATGATCACCGTGCAGATGTGGTAGTAATTGGTCAGGATGTAGCTAATACCCTGTTTCCTAATGTGTCAGCGATTGATAAAGAGATGCTAATTGATGGTCGTAGTTTTCGGGTCATTGGCGTTTTAGATAAACGGGAAACATTTCTTGTAGGAGATGAAGATCCAAATAATGAAAATAAATCTGTTTATATGCCATATTTAACACTTAGAAAACTCTATCCACAAATAAAAGACCATTTTTTAATGGCACAAGCTAAACCTGGTCAATTAACTCAAGCGGTTGAAGAAATGCGGCAAATATTGCGTAAGCAAAGAAAAGTTAAATTTACTGAAAAAGATAACTTTGGTATTTCTACGGCAGATCAAATTGTCCAACAATTTAATGCTATTACTTTTGGTGTATTTGCTCTAATGGTAGCTTTTTCTAGTGTCGGCTTATTAGTTGGTGGAATTGGTGTAATGAATATTATGCTAGTAAGTGTTACAGAACGTACTAAAGAAATAGGTATTCGTAAAGCTATTGGAGCAAGACGACGAGATATAATTTTACAATTTTTAGTTGAAGCTGCTTCGCTAACAGGTTTAGGAGGAGTAATTGGAATTTTAGTTGGTTGTGGATTAGCTAGTTTAATTAAGTTAGTTATCCCTACTTTTATTCCTTTATGGGCTCCAATAACAGGTTTTGTTTTTTCTGTACTTTTAGGAGTCGGTTTTGGAATTTGGCCTGCTTGGAAGGCTTCCCGCTTAGACCCTATTGAAACCTTACGCTATGAGTAA
- a CDS encoding tetratricopeptide repeat protein, with protein sequence MKIILTHIKGSQAGSKTEYESPFVRVGRDPRECDLAFNSIQEPGVSRLHAVISFYEGNFYLEDLNSRNGTYLDQEQIEGKVPLKKGCFIQFGVEGPIVQFEYDANFRPKAPSTQPVAKVEDTANTISCPTCEAQCSGDAKFCRRCGSALMSGLSAIVAQADDDPEITMVPMSKQEREAIERKRIIETAIGISAVRSCAVCGANIIGEPKFCAACGASIRPDSSGLAASLKEDSKSLTPQPATSYVSIQNLPPSVEYPDKSVKRSQKDSPTVADLSENLPVNQPPTNVKAVEKPIKIELPHAQRQGPLIPPNPVNQPTENKAIAQNNLSINTPSFSQPLSKGERTFSPGYTLLLSAQALAKEGKSKLAMDECERALDLDPHLPEIYQFMGQLLLAKGESQKAIESFEKAIKLQPSLGEVYADLGQAYLRSGRYEDAAKSAREAIKIDQVNPSAFYTIGLALMEMGDYPHAYEAFSRAIKLKADYAEAYLGAANTQFRTGRADEAIKSCQQAIKINPKYHQAYCLLGQCYRAKKQFVEAQKAFKDAIKIKSDYSVAYNYLALNYRSQGNLDEAEAAGYKAVALDPNLPENHNTMGLLYGERGQYREAIMEYKCALKLRANYAEAYNNIGLCYFKTNELQRAVEHFEKALELEPQFILARVNLALCYFKLSDKANVKKHYHILYELDETRAAKLYQKIKPLLIS encoded by the coding sequence ATGAAAATTATTCTCACCCATATAAAAGGTTCGCAAGCTGGTAGTAAAACAGAATATGAAAGTCCTTTTGTGCGTGTTGGACGTGACCCTAGAGAATGTGATTTAGCATTTAATAGTATTCAAGAGCCTGGTGTATCTCGCCTTCATGCAGTAATTTCATTTTATGAGGGGAATTTTTATTTAGAAGACCTTAATAGCCGCAATGGTACTTATTTAGACCAAGAGCAAATAGAAGGTAAAGTTCCTCTAAAAAAGGGATGTTTTATTCAATTTGGTGTTGAAGGGCCTATAGTTCAATTTGAATATGATGCTAATTTTCGTCCCAAGGCTCCTAGTACACAACCTGTAGCAAAAGTTGAAGATACAGCAAACACTATTTCTTGTCCTACTTGTGAAGCACAATGTAGCGGAGATGCTAAGTTTTGCCGTCGTTGTGGCAGTGCTTTAATGTCTGGTTTAAGTGCAATAGTTGCTCAAGCAGATGATGATCCAGAAATTACTATGGTTCCAATGTCTAAGCAAGAGCGAGAAGCAATAGAAAGAAAACGTATTATTGAAACTGCTATTGGTATTTCTGCGGTTCGTAGTTGTGCTGTTTGTGGGGCTAATATTATTGGAGAGCCTAAGTTTTGCGCTGCTTGTGGGGCTTCAATAAGACCAGACTCATCCGGCCTAGCAGCAAGCTTAAAAGAAGATTCAAAAAGCTTAACTCCACAGCCTGCAACATCTTATGTATCAATACAAAACCTTCCTCCATCCGTAGAATATCCAGATAAAAGCGTTAAGAGAAGCCAAAAAGATAGTCCAACTGTTGCAGATTTATCAGAAAATTTACCTGTAAACCAGCCTCCTACAAATGTCAAAGCAGTAGAAAAGCCAATAAAAATAGAGCTACCCCATGCGCAAAGACAAGGGCCACTCATTCCACCTAACCCAGTTAACCAGCCTACAGAGAATAAAGCTATTGCTCAAAATAACTTGTCTATTAATACTCCGTCCTTTTCTCAGCCTTTATCTAAAGGAGAAAGAACTTTTTCTCCTGGCTACACTTTACTTTTATCAGCACAGGCACTTGCTAAAGAAGGAAAAAGTAAACTAGCTATGGATGAATGCGAAAGAGCATTAGATTTAGACCCGCATTTACCAGAAATTTACCAATTTATGGGGCAGCTTTTACTTGCTAAAGGGGAAAGCCAAAAAGCTATAGAATCATTTGAAAAAGCTATAAAACTACAACCTAGTTTAGGAGAAGTTTATGCGGATTTAGGCCAAGCCTATCTACGTTCTGGCCGTTATGAAGACGCTGCTAAATCAGCCCGTGAAGCAATAAAGATAGATCAAGTTAACCCATCAGCTTTTTATACAATTGGACTTGCTTTAATGGAAATGGGGGACTATCCACACGCTTATGAAGCTTTTTCGCGTGCTATAAAGCTAAAAGCTGATTATGCAGAAGCTTACCTTGGTGCAGCTAATACGCAATTTCGCACTGGTCGAGCAGATGAAGCCATAAAATCTTGTCAGCAAGCAATAAAAATAAACCCTAAATACCACCAAGCTTATTGTTTACTAGGACAATGCTATAGAGCCAAAAAACAATTTGTAGAAGCACAAAAAGCTTTCAAAGATGCTATAAAGATTAAGTCTGATTACTCAGTTGCTTATAATTATTTAGCTCTAAATTATCGTTCACAAGGTAATCTAGACGAAGCAGAAGCCGCAGGTTATAAAGCTGTAGCATTAGACCCTAATTTACCAGAAAATCATAACACTATGGGTCTTCTTTATGGTGAACGTGGACAATATAGAGAAGCAATTATGGAGTATAAATGCGCTCTAAAACTTAGGGCCAATTATGCAGAAGCTTATAATAATATTGGGCTATGTTATTTTAAGACCAACGAGTTACAAAGGGCAGTAGAACATTTTGAAAAAGCTTTAGAATTAGAGCCACAATTTATTTTAGCTAGAGTAAATTTAGCTTTATGCTACTTTAAGTTAAGTGATAAGGCTAACGTTAAGAAACACTATCATATTCTCTATGAGCTAGACGAAACACGAGCCGCCAAACTTTATCAAAAAATTAAGCCCTTATTAATTTCTTAA
- a CDS encoding WD40 repeat domain-containing protein: MQRIKMILGVICLISTISTIASAQFNNEQNTTKFNKKPVNKFISESQSKVKSNLSVLDLPQGHRGRILSLAYSPDGKMLASSSKDSTIKLWDIEKGQEIATLNGHSGFIFSIAYSPDGKTLASACSDSTVKLWDMTTKEEIATLSGHKSFVLSVAYSPDGKNLASACSDSTVKLWDVANKQEIATLTGHKSPILSIAYSPNGKSLAFANDDSTISLWDIKGRKEIAVLKGHTDSVLSVAFSPDGKTLASTGSDSTIKLWNLKTKKEVATLTGHTKTVLSVVYSPNGKTLASASSDSTVRLWDVKSKKEKATLTGHRGFVLSLAYSSNGKTLASSGSDSTIKLWSMQTTAKR, encoded by the coding sequence ATGCAAAGAATAAAAATGATTTTAGGAGTAATTTGTCTTATATCAACCATTTCCACCATTGCATCAGCACAATTTAACAACGAACAAAACACAACAAAATTTAACAAAAAGCCTGTTAATAAATTCATAAGTGAATCTCAATCAAAAGTAAAAAGTAACCTTTCAGTATTAGACTTACCTCAAGGACATAGAGGCCGTATTTTGTCACTAGCTTATAGTCCTGATGGTAAAATGCTTGCATCATCTAGTAAAGATTCAACAATTAAACTTTGGGATATTGAGAAAGGGCAAGAAATAGCTACATTAAATGGTCATAGCGGTTTTATTTTCTCTATTGCCTATAGTCCTGATGGCAAAACTCTTGCGTCTGCTTGCTCTGACTCTACTGTAAAACTTTGGGATATGACCACTAAAGAAGAAATTGCGACTTTATCAGGTCATAAAAGCTTTGTTTTATCGGTTGCCTACAGTCCTGATGGTAAAAACTTAGCCTCCGCTTGCTCTGACTCTACTGTAAAACTTTGGGATGTAGCCAATAAACAAGAAATTGCCACCCTAACAGGTCATAAATCTCCTATTTTATCAATAGCTTATAGTCCTAATGGAAAGTCACTTGCGTTTGCTAATGATGATTCAACCATTAGTTTATGGGATATAAAAGGAAGAAAAGAAATTGCTGTATTAAAAGGACATACAGATAGCGTTTTATCTGTTGCTTTTAGTCCTGATGGAAAAACTTTAGCCTCAACTGGATCTGACTCTACAATTAAGCTCTGGAACTTAAAAACTAAAAAAGAAGTTGCTACTTTAACTGGTCATACAAAGACAGTTTTATCAGTAGTTTACAGTCCAAATGGAAAAACTTTAGCTTCCGCTAGCTCTGATTCAACTGTAAGACTTTGGGATGTTAAAAGCAAAAAAGAAAAAGCCACTTTAACTGGTCATAGAGGTTTTGTTTTATCCCTAGCTTATAGTAGCAATGGAAAAACCTTAGCCTCTAGCGGTTCTGACTCTACAATTAAGCTTTGGTCAATGCAAACAACTGCCAAACGTTAA